A single Elephas maximus indicus isolate mEleMax1 chromosome 2, mEleMax1 primary haplotype, whole genome shotgun sequence DNA region contains:
- the FTMT gene encoding ferritin, mitochondrial: protein MLSCFLFLSKNINASLVSLRRARHSFARPLRWAPGRPSGHWPDAPHRLLAACAFPWDPPGLATPSRVRQNYHPDSEAAINRQINLELYASYVYLSMAYYFSRDDVALNNFARYFLHLSREETEHAEKLMRLQNQRGGRICLQDIKKPDLDDWESGLKAMEHALLLEKNVNQSLLELHALASDKGDPHLCDFLETNYLNEQVKSIKELGDHVHNLVKMGAPDSGLAEYLFDKHTLGNENKQN, encoded by the coding sequence ATGCTGTCCTGTTTCTTGTTCCTTTCGAAGAACATCAACGCCTCGCTCGTGTCGCTACGTCGAGCGCGCCACAGCTTCGCTCGCCCTCTGCGCTGGGCCCCCGGGCGCCCTTCGGGTCACTGGCCAGATGCCCCCCACCGCCTGCTGGCCGCCTGCGCCTTCCCCTGGGATCCCCCAGGGCTCGCCACTCCGTCCCGGGTGCGCCAGAACTACCATCCAGACTCGGAGGCCGCCATCAACCGCCAGATCAACCTCGAGCTCTATGCGTCCTACGTGTACTTGTCCATGGCCTATTACTTCTCCCGGGATGACGTGGCCCTGAACAACTTCGCCAGGTATTTTCTTCACCTGTCCCGGGAGGAAACAGAACATGCGGAGAAGCTAATGCGGCTGCAGAACCAGCGGGGAGGCCGGATCTGCCTGCAGGACATCAAGAAACCCGACCTGGATGACTGGGAAAGCGGGCTGAAAGCCATGGAGCATGCTCTGCTCTTGGAAAAAAACGTAAACCAGTCGTTGTTGGAATTGCACGCTCTGGCCTCAGACAAAGGTGACCCCCACTTGTGTGACTTTCTGGAAACTAATTATCTGAATGAGCAAGTGAAGTCAATTAAAGAACTAGGCGACCATGTACACAATTTGGTTAAGATGGGAGCTCCAGATTCTGGTCTGGCGGAGTACCTTTTTGACAAACACACTCTTGGAAACGAAAACAAGCAGAACTAA